The proteins below come from a single Thermotoga sp. KOL6 genomic window:
- a CDS encoding DUF1566 domain-containing protein, whose amino-acid sequence MDKKSELEWRWGNQCLTYYEAVESMKKLNEERYLGYDDWRFPTIKELYSLIDFSETDPSGYVGKKVLKWNHLRPLKGVD is encoded by the coding sequence GTGGACAAAAAGTCCGAACTGGAATGGAGATGGGGTAATCAATGCCTGACTTATTATGAAGCCGTTGAATCCATGAAAAAGTTAAATGAAGAAAGATACCTGGGATACGATGATTGGAGGTTTCCCACAATAAAGGAATTGTACTCTCTCATAGACTTTTCCGAAACAGACCCAAGTGGATACGTGGGCAAAAAGGTGCTAAAGTGGAACCATTTAAGGCCCCTTAAGGGTGTGGATTAA
- a CDS encoding flavodoxin domain-containing protein: MKILIAFYSRDGHTRKAADILGKILNADLDEVVDNKNRKGILGFLRAGYDATMEKTTEITFSKDPSEYDLVVVGTPVWNGRLTPAIRTYLLQNREKIKNAVFFVTCAGRPGKCLKQMKEIYGKEVLMERVKVRKRLEGEARVFAEELERLIHTLKGP, encoded by the coding sequence ATGAAGATACTCATTGCTTTTTACTCCAGAGACGGACATACGAGAAAAGCAGCTGACATACTCGGGAAGATCCTGAATGCGGACCTCGATGAAGTAGTGGATAATAAGAACCGCAAGGGAATTCTGGGCTTTTTAAGGGCTGGATACGACGCTACAATGGAGAAGACCACCGAGATAACATTCTCAAAGGATCCATCAGAATATGACCTCGTTGTTGTAGGCACTCCTGTGTGGAACGGCCGTTTAACGCCGGCCATAAGAACCTACCTCCTTCAAAATCGGGAAAAGATAAAGAACGCCGTTTTCTTTGTCACGTGTGCTGGGAGGCCGGGAAAGTGCCTGAAGCAGATGAAGGAGATATACGGGAAGGAAGTCCTCATGGAAAGGGTGAAGGTCAGAAAAAGGCTGGAAGGGGAAGCAAGGGTTTTTGCCGAGGAGCTTGAGAGGTTAATCCACACCCTTAAGGGGCCTTAA
- a CDS encoding tautomerase family protein has protein sequence MEIKRNLVKRITEVVREIYKVHHVSVIIHEADSENVGVDDELLSDIIAKRRK, from the coding sequence GTGGAAATCAAAAGGAATCTCGTGAAGAGGATCACAGAGGTCGTTAGGGAGATCTACAAGGTGCACCACGTAAGCGTGATAATCCATGAGGCAGATTCTGAAAACGTTGGGGTTGACGACGAACTTTTGTCTGATATCATAGCAAAAAGGAGGAAATAA